One Lolium rigidum isolate FL_2022 unplaced genomic scaffold, APGP_CSIRO_Lrig_0.1 contig_45531_1, whole genome shotgun sequence genomic window carries:
- the LOC124681507 gene encoding translation initiation factor IF-2-like, whose product MPRLAPGLGFPAASPAAAAADPATAERRHPHSRRKKPPPRRKRPAPPPTPAVGPRGAADPDPGLHLHLRLNGSLASRGTSTATSPRDEEEEHGGYGAAAEADGDSFSNSLRECQKQLQLRAEGAAPPRTPVSHELNPDTFGGIELLVLSPRCLLGATVGGMSKSSTASSRSRSGTFPSPGTPNYSRHCAAGNINMQYPKGWSSERVPQGNRRHGGSGVVLPFNNGRKLPSKWEDAEKWILSPVSCDGMGRMSAPAPHHRRPKSKSGPLGHPAGAPGAYASVSPMIPCFDGVLAAASFAAHSPFSAGVLMPDHVRNGDFSSGRGRCGDDGSSRSYSAEKEPYIWRSASTHAWTETLMEASAFANISEEAAQVVDDSLQSPQGETSLISSPIIKKDVATQMSPDDSIISSSPKARHSCSSLPSGHAIREPNNHTPKVEVRDVEVDDQVTVTRWSKRHITRGSDKRSTNIVEWRKKTTEPRAPSFDEKERESCISKCKREEAKITAWENLQKAKAEAAIRKLEMKLEKKRSSSMDRILGKLRSAQKKAQDMRTTVSVSEDQCGEDRCAVRATKKASYLSRTGKPFSCCFTYQAC is encoded by the exons ATGCCTCGCCTCGCGCCCGGGCTAGGGTTCCCCGCCgcttcccccgccgccgccgccgccgacccagCGACGGCCGAGCGCCGCCACCCCCACTCCCGGCGGAAGAAGCCGCCGCCGAGGCGGAAgcgccccgcgccgccaccaACG CCGGCGGTGGGGCCACGCGGCGCGGCCGATCcagatccgggactccacctccacctccgactcAACGGCAGCCTCGCCTCGCGGGGCACAAGCACCGCTACCAGTCCCAGAG acgaggaggaggagcacgggggctacggcgcggcggcggaggcggacggTGACTCCTTCTCCAACTCGCTCAGAG AGTGCCAGAAGCAGCTGCAACTCAGGGCGGAGGGAGCAGCGCCGCCACGTACGCCGGTCTCACACGAGCTCAACCCCGACACCTTCGGCGGGATCGAGCTGCTGGTGCTCTCGCCGAGGTGCCTGCTCGGTGCCACCGTGGGAGGGATGAGCAAGAGCTCAACAGCCTCATCCAGGAGCAGATCAGGCACGTTCCCGAGCCCCGGAACTCCAAACTACAGCCGGCATTGCGCCGCGGGGAACATAAACATGCAGTACCCCAAGGGGTGGAGCTCGGAGCGGGTGCCGCAGGGGAACAGGAGGCACGGGGGCAGCGGGGTCGTGCTGCCCTTCAACAACGGCCGCAAGCTGCCGTCCAAGTGGGAGGACGCCGAGAAGTGGATCCTCAGCCCCGTCTCCTGCGACGGGATGGGGAGGATGTCGGCGCCCGCGCCGCACCACAGGCGGCCCAAGTCCAAGAGCGGGCCGCTCGGGCACCCCGCCGGCGCTCCGGGGGCTTACGCGTCGGTTTCGCCGATGATTCCTTGCTTCGATGGTGTTCTGGCCGCGGCTAGTTTCGCGGCTCATTCGCCGTTCTCTGCTGGGGTTCTCATGCCTGATCATGTGCGCAATGGTGACTTTAGCAGCGGAAGAGGCAGATGTGGGGATGATGGCAGCAGTAGGTCGTATTCGGCTGAGAAGGAGCCGTATATATGGAGATCAGCAAGTACGCATGCGTGGACGGAAACACTTATGGAGGCATCTGCCTTTGCTAATATCTCAGAGGAAGCTGCACAAGTTGTGG ATGATAGTTTACAGAGCCCGCAAGGTGAAACTTCTTTGATTTCAAGTCCAATCATAAAGAAAGATGTTGCTACACAAATGAGCCCCGATGACAGCATAATATCGTCCTCCCCAAAAGCGAGACATTCCTGCTCCAGCTTGCCTTCAGGACATGCTATTAGAGAGCCAAATAACCATACACCTAAAGTTGAAGTTAGGGATGTGGAGGTAGATGATCAAGTAACTGTTACCCGGTGGTCCAAGCGACACATAACACGAGGCTCTGATAAGCGATCAACAAATATTGTTGAGTGGAGGAAGAAGACTACAGAGCCTCGGGCTCCATCTTTTgatgaaaaagaaagagaaagctGCATATCAAA GTgcaagagggaggaagcaaagaTCACTGCTTGGGAAAATCTACAGAAAGCAAAAGCAGAGGCAGCAATTCGGAAGTTGGAG ATGAAGCTTGAAAAGAAAAGGTCATCATCAATGGATAGAATTTTGGGCAAACTAAGATCTGCTCAAAAGAAAGCGCAAGACATGCGTACCACAGTTTCTGTTAGTGAAGATCAATGTGGTGAAGATCGATGTGCTGTGAGAGCAACCAAGAAGGCATCTTACTTGAGCCGGACTGGCAAGCCTTTCAGCTGCTGTTTCACCTATCAGGCTTGCTAG